Proteins found in one Schistocerca serialis cubense isolate TAMUIC-IGC-003099 chromosome 5, iqSchSeri2.2, whole genome shotgun sequence genomic segment:
- the LOC126480825 gene encoding ELL-associated factor 2-like encodes MPPGKQNARMSRANGAGEDNRTIAEKLALGSEVKELKMGRSFMNDKSVSFHTLRYDFKPASVDVSKDAAVAIEENQKVTVTVPHVDGAGTPHTVYKGSYRPYQKECVLIIDRKTGKVTLEKLSSNLQLKKTRSETEGFNKRSSLLRAQQMASSLSTVIPRHSPLHPSPSHHSRSPTQTSNQAASAASSLPLIGLDEITDTVSPPAPLSSQQENMGQQSSLPSLSESSSSDSSPDQSDSETETKPSAGHQSFPSGGGNSTNGQFSGFSKILNEDLQLSESGSDD; translated from the coding sequence ATGCCACCAGGAAAGCAAAATGCCCGGATGTCTCGTGCCAACGGCGCAGGCGAAGATAATCGAACGATTGCTGAGAAGTTAGCTTTAGGATCTGAAGTGAAAGAATTAAAAATGGGCCGCAGTTTCATGAATGATAAATCTGTATCATTCCATACTTTGCGGTATGACTTCAAGCCAGCTAGTGTCGACGTTTCAAAAGACGCAGCTGTTGCGATTGAAGAAAATCAGAAAGTGACCGTAACAGTGCCCCATGTAGATGGTGCAGGCACTCCCCATACTGTATATAAAGGCTCATACCGCCCTTACCAGAAAGAATGTGTTCTGATAATTGATAGAAAAACCGGAAAAGTGACACTGGAGAAACTGAGCAGTAATTTACAATTGAAGAAAACTCGCTCAGAGACAGAAGGTTTTAACAAGAGAAGCAGCTTGTTGCGTGCACAGCAGATGGCTTCATCACTATCAACAGTTATACCACGTCATTCACCATTGCATCCATCGCCATCACACCATTCACGTAGTCCAACCCAGACTTCAAATCAAGCAGCATCAGCAGCAAGCAGTTTACCACTTATTGGTCTGGATGAAATTACTGATACAGTCTCCCCACCAGCACCTTTATCTTCTCAGCAAGAAAACATGGGCCAACAGTCATCGCTCCCCTCGCTTTCAGAGTCATCATCAAGTGACAGTTCTCCAGATCAGTCAGACAGTGAAACGGAGACTAAACCTTCAGCTGGTCACCAATCTTTTCCTAGTGGTGGTGGTAATAGTACCAATGGACAATTTTCAGGGTTCTCCAAGATTCTGAATGAGGATTTGCAGCTGTCAGAATCAGGTTCAGATGACTAA